In one Lolium rigidum isolate FL_2022 chromosome 3, APGP_CSIRO_Lrig_0.1, whole genome shotgun sequence genomic region, the following are encoded:
- the LOC124703143 gene encoding CBL-interacting protein kinase 31 isoform X1 has translation MYRAKRAALSPKVKRRVGKYELGRTIGEGTFAKVRFAKNTETMEPVAIKILEKEKVQKLRLVEQIRREICTMKLIKHPNVVRLHEVMGSKARIFIVLEYITGGELFETIYTNGRLKEEEARKYFQQLINAVDYCHSRGVYHRDLKLENLLLDAAGNLKVSDFGLSALTEQVKDGLLHTTCGTPNYVAPEVIEDRGYDGAAADIWSCGVILFIMLAGFLPFEDDNIIALYKKITEAQFTCPSWFSTGAKKLISRILDPNPTTRITIAQILEDPWFKKGFKPPVFDDKYETSFDDVYAAFGDSEDQHVKEETELKPTSMNAFELISLNQGLNLDNLFETKEEHKRETRFTSQCPPKEIISKIAEAARPLGFDIQKKNYKMRMENPKAGRKGNLNVATEVFQVAPSLHVVELKKAKGDTLEFQMFYRSLSTQLKDVVWKCDGEAKDNIAAA, from the exons ATGTATCGGGCAAAGAGAGCGGCACTGTCACCCAAGGTGAAGCGCCGTGTCGGCAAGTACGAGCTCGGCCGCACCATCGGGGAAGGAACCTTTGCCAAGGTCAGGTTCGCGAAGAACACCGAAACCATGGAGCCTGTTGCCATCAAGATCCTCGAAAAGGAGAAGGTTCAAAAGCTCAGATTGGTTGAACAG ATTAGGCGCGAAATTTGCACGATGAAGTTAATAAAGCATCCCAATGTTGTTCGACTGCATGAG GTCATGGGAAGTAAAGCAAGAATTTTCATTGTTCTGGAATATATTACTGGAGGAGAACTCTTTGAAACCATT TATACCAATGGAAGGTTGAAAGAAGAGGAAGCACGCAAATACTTTCAGCAACTGATCAACGCCGTCGACTATTGCCACAGTCGGGGTGTGTATCACAGGGATTTGAAG TTAGAGAATTTGTTACTTGATGCTGCTGGAAACCTGAAAGTGTCTGACTTTGGCTTAAGCGCTTTAACCGAGCAAGTGAAG GACGGGTTGCTGCACACGACATGCGGAACTCCAAACTATGTTGCCCCTGAG GTCATTGAGGATAGAGGTTATGACGGTGCAGCTGCAGATATCTGGTCTTGTGGGGTCATCCTTTTTATTATGCTTGCTGGGTTTTTACCTTTTGAGGATGACAACATCATCGCCCTTTATAAAAAG ATCACAGAGGCACAATTTACCTGTCCCTCTTGGTTTTCTACTGGAGCTAAGAAGTTGATTAGCAGAATTCTGGACCCAAACCCTACAACT CGCATCACCATTGCTCAGATTCTGGAAGACCCTTGGTTCAAAAAGGGATTTAAGCCACCTGTTTTTGATGATAAGTATGAAACCAGCTTCGATGATGTATATGCTGCATTTGGAGACTCAGAG GACCAGCATGTGAAAGAGGAAACTGAACTTAAGCCAACCTCAATGAACGCATTTGAATTGATTTCACTGAACCAGGGACTGAATCTGGACAATTTGTTTGAGACAAAGGAG GAGCATAAAAGAGAGACAAGATTCACCTCACAATGCCCTCCAAAAGAGATCATATCCAAGATTGCAGAAGCTGCAAGGCCACTTGGATTTGACattcaaaagaaaaattacaag ATGCGGATGGAGAACCCGAAAGCAGGAAGGAAAGGCAATCTCAATGTTGCAACTGAG GTATTTCAAGTAGCTCCATCCCTACACGTGGTTGAGCTGAAAAAGGCGAAGGGGGATACTCTGGAATTTCAAATG TTCTACAGAAGTCTTTCGACCCAGCTGAAAGACGTGGTTTGGAAGTGTGACGGTGAAGCCAAAGATAACATCGCGGCGGCATGA
- the LOC124703143 gene encoding CBL-interacting protein kinase 31 isoform X2, whose protein sequence is MYRAKRAALSPKVKRRVGKYELGRTIGEGTFAKVRFAKNTETMEPVAIKILEKEKVQKLRLVEQIRREICTMKLIKHPNVVRLHEVMGSKARIFIVLEYITGGELFETIYTNGRLKEEEARKYFQQLINAVDYCHSRGVYHRDLKLENLLLDAAGNLKVSDFGLSALTEQVKDGLLHTTCGTPNYVAPEVIEDRGYDGAAADIWSCGVILFIMLAGFLPFEDDNIIALYKKITEAQFTCPSWFSTGAKKLISRILDPNPTTRITIAQILEDPWFKKGFKPPVFDDKYETSFDDVYAAFGDSEDQHVKEETELKPTSMNAFELISLNQGLNLDNLFETKEEHKRETRFTSQCPPKEIISKIAEAARPLGFDIQKKNYKMRMENPKAGRKGNLNVATEVFQVAPSLHVVELKKAKGDTLEFQMVLTIAPFF, encoded by the exons ATGTATCGGGCAAAGAGAGCGGCACTGTCACCCAAGGTGAAGCGCCGTGTCGGCAAGTACGAGCTCGGCCGCACCATCGGGGAAGGAACCTTTGCCAAGGTCAGGTTCGCGAAGAACACCGAAACCATGGAGCCTGTTGCCATCAAGATCCTCGAAAAGGAGAAGGTTCAAAAGCTCAGATTGGTTGAACAG ATTAGGCGCGAAATTTGCACGATGAAGTTAATAAAGCATCCCAATGTTGTTCGACTGCATGAG GTCATGGGAAGTAAAGCAAGAATTTTCATTGTTCTGGAATATATTACTGGAGGAGAACTCTTTGAAACCATT TATACCAATGGAAGGTTGAAAGAAGAGGAAGCACGCAAATACTTTCAGCAACTGATCAACGCCGTCGACTATTGCCACAGTCGGGGTGTGTATCACAGGGATTTGAAG TTAGAGAATTTGTTACTTGATGCTGCTGGAAACCTGAAAGTGTCTGACTTTGGCTTAAGCGCTTTAACCGAGCAAGTGAAG GACGGGTTGCTGCACACGACATGCGGAACTCCAAACTATGTTGCCCCTGAG GTCATTGAGGATAGAGGTTATGACGGTGCAGCTGCAGATATCTGGTCTTGTGGGGTCATCCTTTTTATTATGCTTGCTGGGTTTTTACCTTTTGAGGATGACAACATCATCGCCCTTTATAAAAAG ATCACAGAGGCACAATTTACCTGTCCCTCTTGGTTTTCTACTGGAGCTAAGAAGTTGATTAGCAGAATTCTGGACCCAAACCCTACAACT CGCATCACCATTGCTCAGATTCTGGAAGACCCTTGGTTCAAAAAGGGATTTAAGCCACCTGTTTTTGATGATAAGTATGAAACCAGCTTCGATGATGTATATGCTGCATTTGGAGACTCAGAG GACCAGCATGTGAAAGAGGAAACTGAACTTAAGCCAACCTCAATGAACGCATTTGAATTGATTTCACTGAACCAGGGACTGAATCTGGACAATTTGTTTGAGACAAAGGAG GAGCATAAAAGAGAGACAAGATTCACCTCACAATGCCCTCCAAAAGAGATCATATCCAAGATTGCAGAAGCTGCAAGGCCACTTGGATTTGACattcaaaagaaaaattacaag ATGCGGATGGAGAACCCGAAAGCAGGAAGGAAAGGCAATCTCAATGTTGCAACTGAG GTATTTCAAGTAGCTCCATCCCTACACGTGGTTGAGCTGAAAAAGGCGAAGGGGGATACTCTGGAATTTCAAATGGTACTAACCATAGCACCCTTTTTCTGA
- the LOC124703144 gene encoding calmodulin-1, translating into MADQLTDDQIAEFKEAFSLFDKDGDGCITTKELGTVMRSLGQNPTEAELQDMINEVDADGNGTIDFPEFLNLMARKMKDTDSEEELKEAFRVFDKDQNGFISAAELRHVMTNLGEKLTDEEVDEMIREADVDGDGQINYEEFVKVMMAK; encoded by the exons ATGGCGGACCAGCTCACCGACGACCAGATCGCCGAGTTCAAGGAGGCCTTCAGCCTATTCGACAAGGACGGCGATG GCTGCATCACGACCAAGGAGCTGGGGACAGTCATGCGCTCACTGGGGCAGAACCCAACCGAGGCGGAGCTCCAGGACATGATCAACGAGGTTGACGCTGACGGCAACGGCACCATCGACTTTCCCGAGTTCCTCAACCTGATGGCTCGCAAGATGAAGGACACCGACTCGGAAGAGGAGCTCAAGGAGGCCTTCCGGGTGTTCGACAAGGACCAGAACGGCTTCATCTCGGCCGCGGAGCTCCGCCACGTCATGACCAACCTCGGCGAGAAGCTAACGGACGAAGAGGTTGACGAGATGATCCGTGAGGCCGACGTGGACGGTGATGGCCAGATCAACTACGAGGAGttcgtcaaggtgatgatggccaAGTGA